From the genome of Sporomusa sphaeroides DSM 2875:
TATTTATTTTACACAATTTCATTAAGGAGCAAAACGCGGAATATCTAGCATATTAAAATAAATGAACTGCAGGATTTGCCGGAAATCTTTAGAATATATGTTAAAGATTACATTGTAATGAAAGGAGTTTTTCTGGTGAATTCTTGTATTTCCAAGGTGTTAATTTGTGATGATTCCATGCTTGTTCGCAAAAAACTTCGTGATTTGCTGGAAGAAATGCACTGCCAGGTGTATGAAGCTAAAGACGGGGCCGAATGTGTAGAATTATTTAAAAATCATCAACCAGGCACAGTTTTTATGGATATTGTTATGCCTGAATTAGACGGTT
Proteins encoded in this window:
- a CDS encoding response regulator, whose translation is MNSCISKVLICDDSMLVRKKLRDLLEEMHCQVYEAKDGAECVELFKNHQPGTVFMDIVMPELDGLAALKQIKTLDKCAKVIMLSSTGTSTKVLEALKHGATDFIQKPYTRDQIAKAIGYSE